A region from the Citrobacter telavivensis genome encodes:
- a CDS encoding DUF202 domain-containing protein produces the protein MSRDSGLQPERTELAWRRTGWSMLIPALLCLRGWIRSGHVLYALSGILLLIGTLTLLCGIIRGRYMLISLLVVLSGVILLINQGEYLAGW, from the coding sequence ATGAGTCGTGACTCGGGTCTACAACCGGAACGTACCGAACTCGCCTGGCGTCGCACCGGGTGGTCGATGCTCATTCCGGCATTGCTCTGCCTGCGTGGCTGGATACGAAGTGGTCATGTGCTTTATGCCCTCAGTGGGATACTTTTACTGATAGGGACGTTGACGTTACTCTGTGGAATCATTCGTGGTCGCTATATGTTGATTTCTCTGCTCGTGGTGCTTTCGGGGGTAATACTGCTGATAAACCAGGGAGAGTATTTGGCGGGTTGGTAA
- the selD gene encoding selenide, water dikinase SelD translates to MSEQAIRLTQYSHGAGCGCKISPKVLETILHSEQAKFVDPNLLVGNETRDDAAVYDLGNGTSVISTTDFFMPIVDDPFDFGRIAATNAISDIFAMGGKPIMAIAILGWPISKLSPEIAREVTEGGRFACRQAGIALAGGHSIDAPEPIFGLAVTGIVPTERVKKNSTAQAGCKLFLTKPLGIGVLTTAEKKSLLKPEHQGLATEVMCRMNIAGASFANIDGVKAMTDVTGFGLLGHLSEMCQGAGVQAQICYQDIPKLPGVEEYIRLGAVPGGTERNFASYGHLMGEMPQAVRSLLCDPQTSGGLLLAVMPDAEEEVKATAAEFGIELTAIGELVEARGGRAMVEIR, encoded by the coding sequence ATGAGCGAGCAAGCTATTCGTTTAACGCAGTACAGCCACGGAGCGGGTTGCGGTTGTAAAATTTCCCCGAAAGTGTTGGAAACCATCCTGCACAGCGAGCAGGCGAAGTTTGTCGACCCGAACCTGCTTGTGGGAAATGAAACCCGTGACGACGCGGCGGTATACGATCTGGGCAATGGCACCAGCGTCATCAGTACCACTGACTTCTTTATGCCGATTGTCGATGATCCGTTTGATTTTGGCCGCATTGCGGCGACCAACGCCATTAGCGATATTTTCGCGATGGGCGGCAAACCGATTATGGCGATCGCGATCCTGGGCTGGCCAATCAGTAAGCTGTCACCAGAAATCGCCCGCGAAGTGACCGAAGGCGGACGTTTTGCCTGTCGTCAGGCGGGCATTGCGCTGGCGGGCGGTCACTCGATTGATGCGCCGGAACCAATCTTTGGTCTGGCGGTGACCGGCATCGTCCCCACTGAACGGGTGAAGAAAAACAGCACTGCCCAGGCCGGCTGTAAGCTTTTCCTGACCAAGCCGTTGGGCATCGGCGTGCTGACCACCGCTGAGAAAAAATCGCTGTTGAAACCTGAACACCAGGGGCTGGCGACGGAAGTGATGTGTCGGATGAATATTGCCGGGGCGTCATTTGCCAACATCGACGGCGTCAAAGCCATGACCGATGTGACTGGCTTTGGTCTGTTGGGCCACCTCAGCGAGATGTGCCAGGGCGCAGGCGTGCAGGCGCAGATTTGTTATCAGGACATCCCTAAACTGCCGGGAGTGGAAGAGTACATCCGCCTGGGCGCCGTGCCGGGCGGCACTGAGCGTAACTTTGCCAGCTATGGACACCTGATGGGAGAAATGCCGCAGGCGGTGCGCTCCCTGCTGTGCGATCCGCAAACCTCCGGTGGCCTGCTGCTGGCGGTGATGCCAGACGCCGAAGAGGAAGTTAAAGCGACAGCCGCCGAGTTTGGTATCGAACTGACGGCGATTGGCGAACTGGTTGAAGCCCGTGGCGGACGCGCCATGGTTGAGATCCGTTAA
- a CDS encoding DUF202 domain-containing protein, translated as MSTDNLNGKWWQAGKTPDYRFTLANERTFLAWIRTALALMAGAVGIEQFSPALSSAELRTTLAMLLLVAATGTGVMAWRRWRQNEYAMRLDNDLPYTSGLLLLSGLMLLLAILLAVLLWQGRGG; from the coding sequence CTGTCTACAGATAACCTAAATGGCAAATGGTGGCAGGCAGGCAAAACGCCCGATTACCGTTTTACACTGGCGAATGAACGTACGTTTCTGGCATGGATCCGTACCGCGCTGGCGCTGATGGCGGGTGCCGTCGGGATCGAACAATTCTCCCCAGCGCTCTCCAGCGCAGAGCTCAGAACCACACTGGCGATGCTACTGCTCGTTGCGGCAACGGGCACAGGCGTGATGGCCTGGCGGCGCTGGCGACAAAACGAATACGCAATGCGTCTGGATAACGATTTGCCGTACACGTCGGGGCTTCTGCTCTTATCGGGGTTGATGCTGCTGCTGGCAATACTGCTTGCGGTGCTTCTCTGGCAAGGGCGGGGAGGATGA